The following are encoded in a window of Phocoena phocoena chromosome 2, mPhoPho1.1, whole genome shotgun sequence genomic DNA:
- the CLBA1 gene encoding LOW QUALITY PROTEIN: uncharacterized protein CLBA1 (The sequence of the model RefSeq protein was modified relative to this genomic sequence to represent the inferred CDS: deleted 1 base in 1 codon) gives MSPEHLPVASMRAGGTNMQGQRELGGAPGHVPPLCAFLSDLAEQAGGVSFFRVSEYSGAGSAPGTQGGDAVGWASPRSLLPPPDGDGEARISGRSGEGLSASARGPDLGEHGGAWGEFEGFRESSARSEQFSQSFELPERPTEPQPPRTISAQKEPGSHQSHQGGPGVTGTSAITPSEPIVSYEEIFRFAFQEVPVPQATEDVPTLDRFLETSNEEKLGLESVHKLCSESRKLWRALQSTRTVMNSRGLWSESRCRENFLLVLGIDVAQKSPSEGPGRTLGDPGLHEPEELGFRLHRCRALIQTKLPGTPGGRQGSLITYSLFFKNPIHGNGQYITIPRKKKIFSPRNLKMALFNSDVC, from the exons ATGTCTCCTGAGCATCTTCCCGTCGCGTCTATGCGGGCT GGCGGCACCAACATGCAAGGCCAGCGGGAGCTGGGGGGAGCACCTGGCCACGTGCCCCCTCTCTGCGCGTTTCTGAGTGACCTCGCAGAGCAAGCAGGCGGGGTTTCCTTCTTCCGGGTTTCTGAATACAGCGGTGCAGGCTCGGCACCTGGGACACAGGGCGGTGACGCTGTGGGGTGGGCGAGTCCCCGCTCCCTCCTTCCCCCGCCCGATGGGGATGGGGAAGCCAGGATCTCTGGGCGCAGCGGAGAGGGCTTGTCTGCCTCCGCCAGGGGTCCAGACCTAGGGGAACACGGCGGTGCCTGGGGAGAGTTTGAAGGCTTTCGGGAATCCTCAGCCAGGTCTGAACAATTCTCTCAGTCCTTTGAGCTCCCGGAGAGGCCCACAGAACCTCAGCCGCCGAGAACCATTTCTGCCCAAAAGGAGCCTGGTTCTCACCAGTCTCACCAGGGTGGACCTGGGGTGACAGGAACCAGCGCCATCACACCTTCTGAG ccTATTGTCAGCTATGAGGAGATTTTTAGGTTCGCTTTTCAAGAAGTGCCGGTCCCACAGGCAACTGAAGATGTTCCCACCTTAGACCGTTTCTTAGAAACAAGCAATGAAGAAAAACTTGGCCTTGAATCTGTGCATAAACTGTG TTCTGAATCCAGAAAACTCTGGAGAGCTCTTCAGAGCACCAGGACCGTGATGAATTCCCGAGGCCTCTGGAGCGAGTCCCGTTGCCGGGAAAACTTCCTTCTTGTTCTCGGAATAGATGTTGCTCAGAAG AGCCCTTCGGAGGGCCCGGGACGCACTCTGGGAGACCCTGGCCTCCACGAGCCTGAAGAGCTCGGCTTCCGCCTGCACCGCTGCAGAGCCCTGATCCAGACCAAG CTCCCAGGGACGCCGGGCGGCAGACAGGGCAGCCTGATCACGTACAGCCTCTTCTTCAAGAACCCCATACACGGAAATGGGCAATACATCACAATTCCAAGGAAAAAGAAGATTTTCAGTCCTCGTAACCTAAAAATGGCATTGTTTAACAGTGACGTTTGCTAA